The nucleotide sequence ATGAGTCCACCAAGATTGAGCCACTGTGGTGTCACAAGGAGGATGAATCCACAGACTATCCCAGCGGGGATGAACAACTTCAGATCGTTGAGGCTGTAGTCGATTTCGATGCCGAATATTTCGTCGCTTGTTCCGAATTCATCGAGGATTCGTCGTGAGGGGTCGCGATGGCTCATTCGCGCTGCCCCCGCGTGTTGAAGACCGTCTCTCGACTTTCAGCATTCTGTTGTGCGTGCGAATATGGACCACTGTACCTTTCGTTCTCTACGACATCTCGAACATCGTAGAACTGTTCGTCGGCGGCCCCTTGAAGAAGAATTGTCTTGTCCGAGTATGCTTTGTCGAACCGTTCATATCCCGTATCTAGTGTCCAATCACGGTTTGAGCTCGTTCCACCGACTCCCTTGAACTCTCCATTCGGGAGGAAATATCCCGCACGGTAATCCTGTTCACTATCCAATTCAGATCGTGTTGTGACCTTGTTGAGAGAAACGCTCGGAGGAATCCGAGAGTCGGTGATCGATTCTCGCGAAGCGCTGGATGTCTCCGACGCGCTTGAAACACCTAGAATCGTCGTTACTGAGTGACCATTTCGGGCAAGCTCACTCGAGGCATTCCCAAGTGCACTAACCGCACTCGTGTCTGTCGCACCAACAGTAGCGGTCGAACTCGCATTGTCGCTCGAGAACGGCGAACCGTTCAGTGGGTCTACACGTGGACTGGAGGCGGCTGAACTCGCCGCGCTCGTCGCTGCACTTCCGGCGTTTCCGAGCTTGTCCGACGCACGTGTGAAACTCGTTGCGGAGACAGCACCGAGAACGCCCGCAGCCATCGCCGAAAACGGCCGCATCGAGCGCATGCCGATGAACAACATAATCGGCGATAGGAGCGCAATGACCCACAGACAAAGCGTCAAGAGCGCATACACGCCAAGACCAGGGACAATCGATGTCGCTCCAGGCATTGCACTCCGAGCGGCGTTGATGATTGGATACCCGAAGCCCAACACGAGCGCTGTCGGGAAGGGGAGGAACGCGACGGTGACGAACATATCACGGCCGATTTCACCGACCTTCGCGACGATGCTGAGTGGCCCGAAATCGACCAGTGAGAGGGCGATGAAGATTGGGAGTGCGGGGGCGAAGACAAACACTGCCACCCACGACAGGCCGAATACGAGCGCAATCAAGAGGAACAGCACGCCTGATGAGAGCCAGACGAGAACAATGCCAAGGCTGGCTGCGGCAGCGTTCCCCCCGACCGATCCGAGGTCCGCAACGAGGTCAGCGCCCTCGGGGGCGACCGCGAGAATCAGTCCCTGTGAGAGATGCAGCACTACAGCAGCCCAGATCCAGGAAGCGAGGATGAAGAACAAGCCGAACCAACCTTTCTGACGGAGTGTCTTGCTTCGGTGTGCTGCAGCAGACCCACCTGGGAGAATCGTGGTGAGTCTTAGCAGAATCATCGCGAAGCCCCACAGGGCAAGCCCGATTGGAAGTCCTTTCGAGAACCACATATCGTACGCCGTTCCCATCGGTGCATTTGTGGGGCGGTCGACGAGTTCCATCTCACCATCTTGAAGCGGCACTGGCCGAGAGACGAGGAATTCGACAGCCCATTCGGCGACGTCGCGAGAAAACTCGAGGAATCCCTGTGCGATGGCTCGAACGGCGTCAACGACACCGTTGCAGACTTGGCCACTCACGGGGTCGATACCGCTACAGTAGCCTGCATCATTGGTGGCGGTGCTATTCTCACCTTGGTCGTCACCAGTGGGCGTTGGTTCGCTTGGTGTTCCGAGTTGGAGTGAGTTCGCCGGTGTTTCTGCGACGGCGAGCATGGGGACGAATCCAGCGCTCACGATGAGTGTCAGTACAAACATCACCGGGAGGATTCGTTTCTGTGTCATGGAGTGGTGAATTGCTGTGTAACGTCCCTCAGAAGAAGGGGACGAGACTGACACAGTCTGCGAGAGAGGTCCCGGTGAATCCGATGAACATCTCGATAACGACGGCGAACAGTGGCGTTGTTACGGCACTCATGCCAGCGCGGTTACGCCAGCTTTTGAATGATTGGACTGTTTGCGGGTCTTTCGGGAAGCCGGCTGCAGTGTGGAGGACGTAGGAGAGAATTGCAGCGCCGATCATGAGCGTCCCGACGACCAATGGGGCTGCTTGGTTGATGGTATCGGCGAGTGGCGTCCCACAGATACCATTGCCGACTCCTTCTTGGGCAGCGACTGTCGTACTCGCAGTTGCGAACAGGACCACAGCGACGACCACTGTGTGACAAGTGCGACGCAAGAAAGTTGACATAAATGTGTATCCACCTGTGAAACGTGTGGCCTTCTTTGCAATTTCAGATGCTTCAGGTATCCTAAGGGTTGTTTTCCTAGACATTCTGTCGTATTCTATCCGAAGGTAGTATCTATCGTTATTAGAAACTATCGGCCATATCTGTGATTTCTGAGAGATTAACTGTCCCGAAGGCTTTTGTTCTGATTAAGACCACTATTGGTTAGACGATGACTCGGCCAAATGCAGATGTTCCTGAGGGAGTTCATGGGAGTATGAAAGAGCTAGGGAAGATGTACGGAATCTCGACGGAGGAGGCCTACATTCTCGCTGCAAAAGTGCTGTTGAACCTCGAATCAGAAATTGAGTACAACCCAGATGGCGACCTCGTTGAGGCATTCCTCGAGAAACACGCTAATCGGTAACGAGATCGGTGCAGGTAGTTTGAGAGGCAGCAGAAGAACAGATCAATAACGCTATACACGCCGTGTTTGAGAAACCCGGCTCTGCTGAAACCATCAACAGTTGATAGGAATGGCGTGCAAGATACAGAGCATGTACCCATTATGAAGGCCTCGTTTATTTCGACTTCTTGAATCTGAACCATCCGTCAAATAGAAGTGCCAGCTTATCGCTATAGATTCTACCAAATCGCGTTGGTTTTCTTGGAGTACTCTTGAATACAGACTCCGTGCCTGATCATTTAGGACTTTAATCACATCTCTACATTCGACATCGCAGACGCTACAAGCCCCTCAGAAGGAATATTGTATCGAGTAGTGATTGCTTGCACACCCGTCTCCTCAGAATGTTTCGCGTGACATCGAATTAAATTCTCGACAGCGCCCATCAACCACCCTGGGTTGTTGTCCGGTCGTGCACCGCCAGCATGAACATCATCGTGACACGCACGACAGAGATAACACCCAACTTTGTTCTCACCATACCGCCAATGATGAAAGTCCAACCCAGCGTCAGGAGCGTCACCACACAACCGGCATGCGTCAGGAGGCTCTCGGAAAGCAGACTGTGAAATTCGCTGATTTGGCTCCAATCCCGCTCGACGAACCGCCTCGTTCCAACTCCCAAACCGCTTCAGATAACTTCGACCGTAATACTCCCCACAATCATCCATCTGTTCTTTCGTCGGCGTTCGATTCAACTCCCTTGCCAGCCGCCTGATCTCGTTCAATAAATCATCCGTCGGCACTTTCCACACCTGATTCGGCTCGAACCCCGCCTCCCGAAGAGCCTCATTCCACCCCCCGAATTCATTTTGGTACTGCGATGCCCAATACCCCCCTCGGTCATTCATCTCCGTAGTCGTCGGTGTTTGACCGAGTTCCTCCGCGAGTCGATGAAGGGCATTAAGCAGATCCTTTCTCCTGTCCTCTCCCATACTGTTCCCAAATCGACACACTCTCAATTCATTACTTCGGTTTCGGAAAATGACTGCTAGTTGCCCAGCCTGTACTGAGCGATTTGAGCAGCTCACACCGGGTGTCGAACCAATGACCGAGATGCGCCCTCTGTTCAGCACGACCGCAGAAAATCATCACCACAGTAGGATTTCAACAGACCAAACAGACCCTAAATACCCAACCCCTGCGACTTGCAAACTCCTCATGAGCAACCTCAACCGGTACTAGCTCTAAGAGAACCTTTATCCATCAGCCTCCTCAAGAAAACGGGGCCGACAAAGCAGGAGTTCATCGACTATCTGGAGTCTGGGCTCGTCGAACGGGATTTCAGAGAACTGTTTTGATCAGTCGCGGAGCTCTGCGACCGACTGACCGACCTCTCGGACGTGTGCACTTCGCTCGAGGTCAAGTTCCTCAGCGAGGTAATCAACCGTCTCTTCGAGGCTCATACATGAAGGGAGCGCTCCGATCAGTATAAACCTAGTGCTGTATCATGACTACGGAGGAGATGACCAGACTGTCTAATGACTGGATGGAGCTACCGCTGCGAGAATCCGGTCGCCTCAACTGAGAATCCGTCGGCTTGTTTTGCGACATTCAGTGAGGGAAGCCCACGACTTTAGTCGTGGGAGAAGTCACAACCATGTGTCCCTCGAACGACTGATACACGGGAAACGAGTGAACGCCACCATCGGGTGGATACTCACAGGAGCCGTTGCAATGACTGGTCTTACGAGCGTTCTCACTCACGAGATTCTCTGGGGAGTTTTCTCGGGATTCGTCGCAGTAGTGATATCGCTACCAGCGCTTCTGACTCGCGACTGGACGGCAATCGTCTCCTGGTCACTTCTGGCCGTCGCTGCTGTTGCTGTGCTTGCGAGAGCGTTCGATTTCTACTCCAATACTGCAGGCTACCTCGCCATTGCAGCGCTCGCGCTTATCATCGTCGTCGAACTCGACGTGTTCACCTCGGTCGAACTCAGCCGTCGGTTCGCAATCGTGTTTGCAGTCCTGATGACGATGGCGCTGCAGGCCGTTTGGATCATCGCTCAGTTTTACTCTGACCAGTGGCTCAACACTAACTTTCTGAGTACGCAAACTGAACTGCAAAATGACATAGTGACTGTTACGATTGTAGGCTTCGTTTTAGGTGGCCTTTTTCAGTGGTACTTTGCACGGTTCGAGCCCATCGGTTCCGTCGGCGAATCATCGAAGCAGGGGGAGACGACATGACGCTCAGTGACGTACTTGGATTGTCCGATTCTCACGAACGTCTTCTCGTACGCGTTCTCCAAGTCACGCTGGCTGGATTGCTCGTCTACGGACTAGTGGTATCTCAGATGGCGATCATCGTGGCCGCTGTCATTGGACTTGGTGTGACGTTTCTTCCGGCACTTCTCCGCCGAGAATACGGCTACTGTATGGATGCCGGTCTCGTGCTCTGGATCTCCATTGCGATGATTCTCCACGTCATTGGCTTTCTCGGCTTTTACGATCGATTCCAGTGGTACGACGAAATCACACACATGATCTCTGCGACGGTCATCGCTGGGGTAGGCTATGCAGCCTTCCGGGCGTTGGAACTGCATTCCGAAGATATTGAGGTTCCATCGGAGTTTCGGGCCGTATTCATCGTGGTATTCGTCCTCGCTGCAGGTATGTTCTGGGAGATTTTGGAATACGTCTTCGGTGGACTCGTCACCGTCTATGGAATTGACGACATCGTCACCGACATGGTGTTCAACGGAGTTGGTGCGATAATCGTCGCCGTCTGGGGGACTGGCTACGTGGACGGGCTAATAGAGTTCTTCAGAGAACGACTTCGCCCTGAGAGTGACATGTAATCTGTATCGAACTCCCTACGGAACTGGATTTGCGAAGAGACAAACAGTTCCTATCAGGTTTTTGTCGCCAATGGCAGTCGTAGAATCGAAGCGTTGCTGTGCGGGCTGATTCTCAGTTCATTGCACAACGTTCCTCTCCCGATGATGGAGGCGGTAGGGATTGTGAACACCGTCTATAGTCAGAAATTCGCTGTTCATCGAACCGTTCAGTTCGCCTCCTCGGCAGTCTCGCTCGTTAGTTGGCTTTCGAGTTTTCTCCATCGACGGCTGCGGTCGCACGGAGACGAAAAGAAAGCGGCGAAACGAATGTACGTCGGTACGGCGAACTGCGCGTACCGATGGTAGTTCTAACGGCCCACTTTATAGATGAGTGAGAAGTTGCGAAAACCGTGCGCTTGTCTGTGAAAGCCACCTTGACGGGTGGCGAGCGCCATCGTTTGTCCGCCCGCCGAACTCAAGTCCTGCTATCGTCGCTCAAGACAGACACGAGCGATTTGACCCACTAAGCTAGCGAGCAGTGAAATCCGCGCTACCTCCAAATTTTCCCGCTGCAATGTAGACGTTGACCCGGGTATCCGTTGGCCTCTGAGACACCAGCGACCTCTGTGAGGACCTCCTGACGGCGCTACTGTGATTCTAAACCCGTTTCATCGAACCCGGTCACGTCCCGCATCTGTAGACTCGGAGTCGGTAACGGAGTGGTTAGCGTGCCACCACTCGAAAATTGCAGCACCGAGGAGTACGACGAGTGCGACCGCGACGGCGAGCAAGTGGGGCAGATACATCGACGCCCAGAGGAGATAGCTCCGACTCCGCGCACGCTCGTCGAACGCCCCGTGAGCGCCGTAATCGGTCTCGTCGTCAACCGGGTCCCAGAGGTTATCAGTTCCGTCGGAGTCTGCGGGTTCGTCTATCATCTGCGACCCCCATCCAGAGCGAGCGAGGAGATTGTCGAGTTGACGAGGGATAATCCGGTTGCCCAAAATCGCCTTCGCCGTCGAACGACCGACCCACAACTCGTCGCGGTTGTGGTGGCTCGCCCAGACGATCGCGTCGGCCGCGACTTCGGGTTGGTAGATCGGTGGTACCGGCTGTGGTTTGTCCGGTAATCGGTTCCTCACCCACTCGAACTGTGGCGTGTTGAGTGCCGGCATCTGCACCATCGACAGTTGAACGTCACTGTCCTCGTGAATCAGCTCTGTCCGCACGGACTCGGTAAATCCCTGGATGGCGTGCTTCGAGCCACAGTACGCCGACTGCAACGGAATCCCGCGATAGGCAAGTGCCGACCCGACCTGGATTATCGTTCCCTCGTTCCGGGGACGCATGCGGTCGAGTGCGACCTGTGTACCGTGGACGCAGCCGAGGTACGTCACTTCGGTCACACGCCTATACTCATCAGATTCCATCTCTGCCGCCGGGGAGAACACAGACGTCATCGCGTTGTTCACCCAGATATCGATCGGACCGAACGCATCTTCGACGGCGTCCGCCGCCGCCTCGACTTGGTCCGAGTCGGCGACGTCGGTCGGAACGACGAGCGCTCTCCCGCCCGCATCCTCGACATCCTGGCGTGCGCCTTCGAGTCCGGCCTCGCCACGGGCGAGAAGCCCGACTTTCGCTCCCTGTTCGGCGAAGGCCCGAGCGGTCGCTCGTCCTACGCCGGCCGATGCGCCCGTCACTACGACGACGTCCGCGTCTGATTCTGTTGTCGAATTCATTAGTATGTCTCCGAAAGTCGGTTTTCAGGTGATGTACCGCGGCCACCAATCGCCGTACTCGTCTCGAATCGGCCCGCGTGGGATGCTGGCACCAATCAGTAGCACCCCGGCGAGAGCGCCGTTCGCCGCTACGAGCATCGGTGCGCCGAATAGCCACGGCGCGATGACGATCCATGCGCCGAGCGGAACGTTGAGGAAACGGACGGCGCGTGCGGGTTCACCCGTCGCGATGACCGAAAACGAGACGACGAGTGCGCCGACGAGGTGACTGCTGCTGGCGAGCAGTCCTTGCGTTCCGAAAATGGTCGGCGAGAGCATCATCCAGAAGCCGAGCGCCATCGCTCCGAGAAGATACCACGGAAGGGAAACTCCCCAGAACATGCCCGCAGGGCGATTTCGTTCGGATCGGGTTTCCTCGGGCAAGCCGGCGTCCTCCTCGGAGAGGTGACCTCCCATCCAGAACGCGTGCCAAAAAGAGACTCCTTCGCTCATGCGGCGCTTGAGGAGCTGCATCATCGCGACGACCTCGTCGACAGTGAGCGAGATCATCCACAGCATTCCGAACGCTGAGAGTAGACACAGCGTACACCACGTGCCTACGAGTAAGGGTTGTGAGATGACGAGCAGTACTTGGACGAAACCAAGTGGAATGACGACGATGCCGAAAAACGACACCATCCACGGCATCGTCCGCCAGCGACTCTTGTCGCCCATGAATCCCATCAACGCCTCGATGGCGTACGCGACGGCGCCCAGTCCAGAGTCGGAGACGGGGAAAGCTTCAGAGACGCGCGATTCGAGTATCTGTGCGGTTCCGGTCCCGAAAAACGGGTCCCAGACTGCGTCGATGTGTCCCAGCTGGTACGCCGCCATGTACCGCGAGGCGAAGAAACCGAAGAATCCCAGTGCGATGAGCGGCGCGCGCTGGGCCGCCGTCGAGGGATTGTACGACCACCCGGAGGGAACTGTTGCCCCGTCCATCTCCATGCGCATCATGATGATGACGGAGAACATGATCACGAGGATACCTACGAGGCTGTCGTTCAGATACGCGGCAGCCGTCGGCGCGTGAAACACGAGTGGCGCCACCAACAGCCACAGCCCCACGAAACTGTTCGCGTACGACGCCCACGGGTTCTCACGGAGAAGCGTTATCGCGCTCAACCCGATCAGAACCACGCCGGTGACGATGTCGCTCCACGTCATCAGCACGCTCTCGTATCCGAGCGTGGGCGGACTGAACAGCAGCCAGATTCCCAGCGAGATGACGCCGTACTGTATCCACGGCTCCTTGAGCGGATGGTTGAGCATCATCTCGCCGGGTTCTTGCATCTCTCCGTTCGACTCGCCTTCTCCTTGGTCTGAACTCGACGGACTGTCGTGTTGGTTTTCGGTCACAGTTTCTCACTCCCGTCTCGCGCCTGTGTCGAATCGCTCGCCGAGGCATCAGTCTCGACGTCCGTGTTCGCCGTCGCTCCGTTTCGGTTCGCGTTCGTACCGCGCTGCCTCGCCTCAGCGAGGTCGAGCGAGGCGTTGATAAGCCCGATATGACTGAACGCCTGGGGGACGTTTCCGAGCTGGATGCCACGTTCGGGGTCGACCTCCTCGGCAAGCAGTCCGAGGGGACTGACGTATCGTTGCACGCTCTGAAAGCGCGTCTCTGCCTCGTCGACTCGGTCGGACTGGGCGAGCACGGAGACAAGCCAGAACGAACAGAGGAGAAACGCACCCTCCTCGCCGGGGAGTCCGTCGTCTCCCTCATACCGTTTCACCAGTCCATCACCGACAGCTAACCGGTCTATCACGGCGTCTATCGTCGACTGCACGCGCGAATCGTCAATCGGCAGAAAACCGACGATAGGGATGAGCAGGCTCGTCGAATCGAGCCGGTCCTCGTCGCCGAACGCGCTGACGAAACTATTCGCCGCCTCGCTGTAGCCCTCTTCGAGGACGGTCTCCTTGATCTCACGTCGGCTCTCTCTCCAGCGGTCGACGGGGCCGTCGAGGTCGGTATTGGCGACGATTTTGAGTCCTCGGTCGAGCGCGACCCAGCACATGACCTTCGAGTAAACGAAGTGCTGACGGTCGGTTCGCATCTCCCAGATACCTGCGTCGGGCTCTTTCCACCCCTCACACACGTAGTCGATGAAGCTGCGCATCGCGTTCCAGCTTTGCTCGCCGATGGACTCCCCGTAGCGACACGTCTCGTAGATTCCGTGAATCAACTCGCCGTAGACGTCGATCTGATGTTGGTCGGCTGCAGCGTTGCCGACACGGACGGGGGCAGACTCGCGGTATCCCGAGAGGTGATCGAGCGTCCGTTCGTCCGGGACGGGGTCACCATGAACGCCGTACACCGGGCTGACGTCCGACGGTGGGCCGCGCGAACAGTGCGCTAAACACAGCTCGAAGTACTCTCTCGCTTCGGTCGTGTGCCCCAGTTCGGTGAGCGCCCGAACGGTGAACGCGGCGTCACGGATCCAGTTGTATCGATAGTCCCAGTTTCGCACACCGCCGATATCCTCCGGAAGCGACGTCGTCGGCGCCGCACATATCGCTCCTGATTCGTGATTTATCAAGAGCTTGAGGATGAGCGACGACCGCACGACGCTCGAATGCCACTTCCCACCCACGGGACACTCCTCGGTCGGGGAGCTGTCGTCTATCCAGTCACGCCAGTACCGGACAACCTCGTCGAGGACTTGTTGATGATGCCCCGGATTGTTTGGAATTTCGCACCCATATCCGAGAGCAAGCCATCGAGTCTCACCTTCTTCGAGCGTTATCGTCGCTTCGGCGCCGTGTTCCGAAACAGACAGCGGAATCGAACTGGAGAGGAACGCTGCTTCGTCGGTTGATTCTGCAACGACACCGTGCGGCGTGGACTCGACGGTCGGGACCGTCCGAGCGTAGTCGAACCGTGGAGCGAAGTCGACGTGGAGTTCGGCCTGACCGTCTTCGCACGCGATGCGACGATACACTGCCTGCATCGGCGAACTCGTCGCCCGAGCGGTCTCCGGGACCGGCATGAAGTCGGTGACCGTAGTTCGTCCCGACGCCGTCCGAAAGTGCGTCTGGAGGACGTTCGTCCGGTCAACGTACTCCTGGAGTGACTCGAACGATTTCGTCGGTTGGACAGTGAACTGTCCACCCCGTTGGTCGTCCAGAATGGCGGCGAAGACGCTCGAGGAGTCGACGGATGGGAAACAGCACCAGTCGATAGCGCCGTCGCATCCGACGAGTGCGACGGTTTCTAGATTTCCGATGACGCCGTAGTCTTCGAGTGGAGTGTACGACATATCTGCGCGTTCTGAGTCGCTTTGGGTGGTCGGTATCCTCTCGGGGAACTGAACTCTGTGGGGTTGTGTTGCTACGAAATCAGGTTGCGACAGCTTTCGGCGCACTCGCGTAGGACGTCGGCGCAGACCTGGCAGTGCTCGGCGTCGTGCCGGTCACACTCTTCGGCGCACTCCTCGGCGACACCTGCGTTGACCTCTGCGAGTTCGGTGCTGTAGTTGGAGTCTCGGGCCATGAATCGTGCGTGCAGCGAGGCGATGTCGGCGACGTCACGACAAAGGCGGAGACAGCGGGCCATCTCCTCGCCTTCGCCAGCGCACTCGTCTGCACACCACTCACAGACCTCAGTGGCCTCGTTACACAGTTCGACACACTCGCGCTCTTCATTATCCAGATGGCTTATGTCGGATAGCGTTTCTGTAAGAGACATCGCACGGGAATGTACCACGACCATCTTTTCGCTATTTGTGGTTAACTTTCGAAAGTTGCGAAACACCCCCTTCGCGAGAGAGTAGTCCGACCGTCACACCGGGGCAGTCGGAGTCTCTGTCCTCGGAGTCCTCTTCGCCGACTGTGAACTGTACTCTGTGAGAGGGAGTACTCGGGGAGGTCCCCTATTCTCTCAAAGTAATTCGCTTCTCTCGCAACGAAATATAAACCTCGTCCTCCCACAGGATGGTATTCGTCGTTCACGGTGAGGGGGAAATCACGCCGTGGCTGGATCACTGTGGTCTCTAGCTGTGCTGCCCGAAGGATACTTCGACAACCGCGTTTGCAGTACTATCCACCGCAGACCCGAAGACAGGTGGCTCACGCGCCCACGACTTGCTCTCTCGACACCGGACGATACAAGAACTATCTATTCGGGAGGTGACTAACTCGTGTGAGCTCACGTACACCGACAGAGTGTATCGAACTTGCGACCGACCCATCGGCGAACGATGCGGATCGCAGTGATGCGATTCACTCGCTCAAACAGGCGAACGAATGCGACGAACTGGCGGCGCTCGTACGGAACGAGACTCTCGAAGAACAGTTCCGCCGCGACGCTCTCGATGCGTTGGGGACACCGCAGTGCGATTCGACGCTTCGCATACTCGTCGAAGAGGAATCTCTCGACTCAGAGCTCCGCGACAGGGCATCGGAGTCACTCGGACGACTCGACAGCGACTGAGATAGGGTAGCGGACCGTGCTGCTCGGCGCCATCCTACCCGACGGGGTCGAACCCGTCGTCGAAGTCGAAGCTGTCCAGATTCGTCGAGACGTCGTCGTACCGGTTGCCCACGAACACCGACGCGGCACTGTCGCCGTTCACGCCGAGCGTCCCGCCTCGGAAGCGTGAGAATCTGATGTCGGCGCGCTCGGCGCCCAGCAGCAGGAGGACGTTCGCGTCGCCAGTCTGTCGGAACTCACAGCCGTCGAAGACGACGCCCGGTGTTCCAACGTGAATCCCGTGACGGTCCGCGTACGCGCCGTGGTCGAACCGGAACGTACAGTTGCGGAACGTGACGCCGGCCCCGCCGTCGGCGACTTGGACCGAGTACTGTCTCGCCTCCCCGGACCCCGAATCGCGGATCACGACGTTGTCCATCAGTATCTCGTCCTCGCGTTCTCCGGAGACCTTTATCGCTCGCGACGACGCATCCGACTCGATGACTGTGTCGCGAACGGTAGCTCCCTCGCTGACGCGCAGAAGGTCGTTCTCCCAGTTCGTCGCGGTGATCGTACAGCCCTCGATACGCGGGCGGCCCTCCTGCGCCCAGATGCCGCACCCGGTGTGGTCGACGTGCTCACCGTCGAGGACGACGTTCGCATCGCGAACGACGTCGTCGCCGTGCTCGCCGGCCCCCAGTCGGATGTTCCCGTTCCCGTTGTTCTCGAACTGCCCCCCTTCGATGATAGTCCGTCCGGGCCCCGAACTCTTCGCGTAGACGCCGTTGTCGACGAAGCCGCTCACCTCGCAGTCCTGCAGTCGGAGCGTGCCCTCGTGGTCGGCCTCGACGTTCACGCCGATTCGATAGTTGTGCTGCTGCTGCGTCCCGGACTCGTAGATACAGCCGTCGGCCATCCGGAGGTTTCGGACGACACCGGTCCCTTCCGGCGTCGTGACGTTGAACCACATCAGCGACGCGGGCGGGCGCTCCAAGCGGTCTATCCGCCCGGTGACTCGGACGTCTTCGACCAACAGTCCATCCGGGACGGTCGCCCCGATTGCTCTCGGGCCGACTCCCGGCTCGGAGAAGTCGAAGGTGACGTTCTCGACCACCGCGCGTTCCGTGCCGACGAAGGTGAGCGCCCGACTCATCTCGGGGTCGTCGACTCGAATCGTCGCACCGGGCCCGCCGACGACCGCCACGCCCGCCCGCTCACCGAACTGCAACTCCTCGTCGAGGCGATGGGCTCCACTGGATAGGGCGTAGACTACGGGGTCCCGCGTAGCGGTGGCGTTCACCGCTTCGTCGACCGAACTGTACTCACCGACGTCGACGGTACTCCACCCTTCGATACGCAGGTGTTCTACCGTCACTCCCATAGGTATTTCTGCGAGAGAGCCCGAACGCGGTGACTCTCGCGGCCCGCCCGATGACGTGGGCTCTCTGGAGCCCGACTGGGCGATTCTGTCAGGATTCCGAATTACAACCACAAATCATGAGCAACTGCTGGTCGTACGTGTAGACGCACCACCATGAAGGGTAACGAGACATCCGTCGGCGAGTGGCGGTCCCTCGATGGCCGTTCCGCACGAGATAGCACCGACGACCCCGACGTCGTCTTCGCGCACGTCAGCGATCTCCACGGCCAGCTCCTGCCACGGTATCAGGTGTACTACGACAACCCGACGTCCAAACCCGACTTCGAGTTCGGAGACGACGATTACGTCATCGAACGCGGAGGCGGCATCCCCCTCCTCGCTGCCAAACTCGACGCCCTCCGCGCTGACTACGATGTCTGTACGCTGATGAGTGGCGACACGTTCCACGGCTCCGCCGTCACGACCTACACTGATGGGCGAGCGATGCTCGACCCCATCAACGAACACGTCGAACCCGACGTCTACGTCCCCGGAAACTGGGATTACTCGAACGAGGCCGCCGTGGACGGTATCTTCGTAGAGCTGATGGAGGCGCTCGACGCCCCGGTCCTCGCGAACAACCTCTACGACTGGGAGACCGACGACCTGCTGTACGACGCGTACCGGATACTCGACGTCGGAGCCGTCTCGGTCGGCGTCGTCGGGATGACGAACGTCTACGTCGACCGGATGGCCCCCGCGTTCTACGA is from Haloprofundus halophilus and encodes:
- a CDS encoding homing endonuclease associated repeat-containing protein, yielding MGEDRRKDLLNALHRLAEELGQTPTTTEMNDRGGYWASQYQNEFGGWNEALREAGFEPNQVWKVPTDDLLNEIRRLARELNRTPTKEQMDDCGEYYGRSYLKRFGSWNEAVRRAGLEPNQRISQSAFREPPDACRLCGDAPDAGLDFHHWRYGENKVGCYLCRACHDDVHAGGARPDNNPGWLMGAVENLIRCHAKHSEETGVQAITTRYNIPSEGLVASAMSNVEM
- a CDS encoding SDR family oxidoreductase; this encodes MNSTTESDADVVVVTGASAGVGRATARAFAEQGAKVGLLARGEAGLEGARQDVEDAGGRALVVPTDVADSDQVEAAADAVEDAFGPIDIWVNNAMTSVFSPAAEMESDEYRRVTEVTYLGCVHGTQVALDRMRPRNEGTIIQVGSALAYRGIPLQSAYCGSKHAIQGFTESVRTELIHEDSDVQLSMVQMPALNTPQFEWVRNRLPDKPQPVPPIYQPEVAADAIVWASHHNRDELWVGRSTAKAILGNRIIPRQLDNLLARSGWGSQMIDEPADSDGTDNLWDPVDDETDYGAHGAFDERARSRSYLLWASMYLPHLLAVAVALVVLLGAAIFEWWHANHSVTDSESTDAGRDRVR
- a CDS encoding vitamin K epoxide reductase family protein, which gives rise to MQEPGEMMLNHPLKEPWIQYGVISLGIWLLFSPPTLGYESVLMTWSDIVTGVVLIGLSAITLLRENPWASYANSFVGLWLLVAPLVFHAPTAAAYLNDSLVGILVIMFSVIIMMRMEMDGATVPSGWSYNPSTAAQRAPLIALGFFGFFASRYMAAYQLGHIDAVWDPFFGTGTAQILESRVSEAFPVSDSGLGAVAYAIEALMGFMGDKSRWRTMPWMVSFFGIVVIPLGFVQVLLVISQPLLVGTWCTLCLLSAFGMLWMISLTVDEVVAMMQLLKRRMSEGVSFWHAFWMGGHLSEEDAGLPEETRSERNRPAGMFWGVSLPWYLLGAMALGFWMMLSPTIFGTQGLLASSSHLVGALVVSFSVIATGEPARAVRFLNVPLGAWIVIAPWLFGAPMLVAANGALAGVLLIGASIPRGPIRDEYGDWWPRYIT
- a CDS encoding glycoside hydrolase family 15 protein, whose protein sequence is MSYTPLEDYGVIGNLETVALVGCDGAIDWCCFPSVDSSSVFAAILDDQRGGQFTVQPTKSFESLQEYVDRTNVLQTHFRTASGRTTVTDFMPVPETARATSSPMQAVYRRIACEDGQAELHVDFAPRFDYARTVPTVESTPHGVVAESTDEAAFLSSSIPLSVSEHGAEATITLEEGETRWLALGYGCEIPNNPGHHQQVLDEVVRYWRDWIDDSSPTEECPVGGKWHSSVVRSSLILKLLINHESGAICAAPTTSLPEDIGGVRNWDYRYNWIRDAAFTVRALTELGHTTEAREYFELCLAHCSRGPPSDVSPVYGVHGDPVPDERTLDHLSGYRESAPVRVGNAAADQHQIDVYGELIHGIYETCRYGESIGEQSWNAMRSFIDYVCEGWKEPDAGIWEMRTDRQHFVYSKVMCWVALDRGLKIVANTDLDGPVDRWRESRREIKETVLEEGYSEAANSFVSAFGDEDRLDSTSLLIPIVGFLPIDDSRVQSTIDAVIDRLAVGDGLVKRYEGDDGLPGEEGAFLLCSFWLVSVLAQSDRVDEAETRFQSVQRYVSPLGLLAEEVDPERGIQLGNVPQAFSHIGLINASLDLAEARQRGTNANRNGATANTDVETDASASDSTQARDGSEKL
- a CDS encoding four-helix bundle copper-binding protein; translation: MSLTETLSDISHLDNEERECVELCNEATEVCEWCADECAGEGEEMARCLRLCRDVADIASLHARFMARDSNYSTELAEVNAGVAEECAEECDRHDAEHCQVCADVLRECAESCRNLIS